TCAACTATTGACTTCCGAGACATTGTCATTTTAATCAGCTCATTCCTGAAACGACAATTGATTTTAAAGATTTTCATTTCCATGATCCTGTGTCTTTTTAGCTGCTGTCAACTGTGTGAATCTGAACTGAAGGCATACTTCTAGATAGATCAGACCTTGGCGATTAATCTGGATGATATGCTGCTAAAACAGTGGTCCACTCCCATTTTAGAATTGGAGCTGCCTCTTTGTTTtgcttatttttctgttttttgttaTGGCCTTTTAGTGGATGCTTTCTATCGAAATCAGTTTAGGAATCTAACCAAGCCATTCTGCACTGTCATGCTTCTATGAAACTTGCCTCTTGACCTCATTTCTGGTGGTTATTTTTCAAGATTAATACTGAAACAACAGCGTACTTTAAAAGGTGCTGTCATGCTGATATATCAGAAAATAAATTTAATGATGAGCCCCTTACGGCATACGTCATGCAGAAATTGTGCTGGGATGTCACTCTGTTTTCCACGTTAATATGTTGTTGCTTGTCCTGTACTATTTGTTAGATGGTCATTAATTTAGTACAAAAAGCTCCCAAGTCTTTATTTGTATAGTTTGAATCTGGCACCAGATAATCAAACTAGTTTCAATGGCTACTTTTTGTTATTCCTCATGGGGTAATTTTCCAATATAACTGTTTGATTTCATTTTCAGGCTCTTGCTGGATTTATGAGGCAAATAATGCAAGAGTCAGTATCCTTTGATCCATCTCAAATGGTGATAACATCTGGTGCGACGCCTGCAATGGAAATACTGAGCTTCTGTCTTGCTGATCCAGGAAATGCATTTCTTGTTCCGTCACCATACTACCCTGGGTATGTCTATCTCCTCGCTCTCAGGCGTGTTTTATAATCATGGTTTGGTGTTCAGAGCGAAGTCCTGAATTTGTGACTTTATTTCTGCAGATGGGACCGGGACATAAAATGGCGAACTGGTATTGAGTTGATACCCGTTCCTTGCCGTAGCACCGACAACTTTAACATCAGTATCACTGCTCTAGAAATAGCCTATAACCAGGCAAAGAAGCGAGGAGTAAGGGTTCGTGGGGTTCTCATATCTAATCCTTCCAACCCTACAGGAAGCTTTGTACCCAAGCAAACACTGCGTGATCTTCTGGACTTTGCTACAGAGAAGAACATACACTTAATTTCTGATGAAGTGTTTGCCGGTTCAACATTTGGAAGTGGTGAATTTGTCAGTGTGGCTGAGGTTGTGAACGAGCTAGAAGACTTTGACAGAGGCAGGGTTCACATAATCTATGGACTCTCAAAAGACCTATCTCTTGCAGGGTTTCGAGTTGGAGTCATATATTCGTATAACGAAAGCATTGTGGAGGCAGCTGCCAAGATTGCCAGATTCTCATCTGTGTCGACCCCGACCCAGCGCCTTCTTGTTGCCATGCTTTCGGACCAGAAGTTTATTTCAAATTACCTGAAAGTTAACAGAGAGAGGCTACGCAAGGCGTACAATCTGCTCGTTGATGCTTTGAAACAGGTGGGCATCGAGTGCTTCAAGAGCAGCGGAGGGTTCTACTGCTGGGCAGACATGAGCAAGTTCATCCGGTCTTACAGCGAGAAAGGGGAACGCAGTCTTTGGGACAGGCTGTTGGAGGAGGCGAAGGTCAATGTCACCCCAGGTTCATCTTGCCATTGCATTGAGCCTGGTTGGTTTAGGTGCTGTTTCACAACGTTGAGGGAGCAGGATATTCCTGTGGTGGTGGAAAGGCTTAGGAGGATCACAGATGGCCACAAATCAAACCGCTGAAACGCCTAGAGAACTCCTTTTGGGCCTGTAGGGTGTCAAGAAATAACTGCTTCGCCAGTTGCTTCGCAGAAAACGCAGGAGCACACAGGAAAAAAATGCCTTAACCAGATCTGTTCCAATCAGAGTGATTCCGTCTTGGCATCTACCATTGGTGGAGGTTTGAAACTGACAATTGGTGGAAACAGTCATGTCTTCGGTGGTGGAACAAAGAGCAGGGATCATGTTCGCATCCGTCGTGTCCTCCCTGTTCCTGTTGAATCCAAGCGCGGCAGCTCTTCGGAAGGTTGTAATTGTGTCGATTCTCATCTGCTTCCGCATAGGTGTCACAGGCGGTAAATTGTCCGTCTCATGGTAGGCGTGGGTCAAGTCTTGTGTTCATTCGCCTATTCAATCCTGtcatcctttttttttcttttggcaatTTTGTTCTTTGGTAACATAAGTTAGTGTCGAGGAATTCAGTTTCTTCTGTTCTTGTCATCTGTAAAGTATCCAGTTTGTGAATTCAGGTTCTTTCTCCTCTAGCAATTTTGCTCTTTGGTAACATAAGTTAGTGTTGAGGAATTCAGGTTCTTGTCATCTGTAAAGTATCCAGTTTGTGACGGCGTTCTTGACGCACGGCATTGCGTTGTGTCATCAAAAGTATTTATTTGTTCACTAGGCAGTATGATTTTTCAGTTTTGTTTCTTATAGACTAATGTTCCCAGCAGGAAAGCTCAGTGATGAAATTCACTTAAATTCGTGTAGGCTGTAGTAACCCAGTTCTTTTTTTGACACCGTAGTAACCTACTCCCTCTATTtcaaaataattgaagttctaGGATTGTCTAAaatataaagtttgaccaagtcaatGGAAAAATGGGCTaatatctactccctctgttcggaattacttgtctcagaaatgaatgtatctagaactaaaatatgtgtagatacatccatttctgcgacaagtaattccgaacggagggagtaaaatataAAGTATgtatgtaatatgaaaatatattttgtAGGCAATTTATTGGTGCAAATTGGGTGTATTCATGACTTAACTACACAAAAGGCAGCAGTTCCaactcaaaaaagaagaagaagcaaaatctAATCTTGTTTGTTCAAAATTTTGGGGAATATTCGAATTCTGTTCCCAGGAAAGGGAATACTGCACTTTATCCTCGACTTTATTTGAGGTAAAAAAAATATTTTCTCGAATTTGATACCGCCAAAGCAATTAGATTTTTTTTAGGGGAACATGCTTTACTTTATTGATCAATAGAGCGGATTACAGGAATAATAGAAGTATCATGAGGGTGTAACAGTCATACATGGCGACCCTCCCTTAAATGTAAAGCATGTCTAGCTAAGCCATGAGCTTCCTTGTTGGAAAGACGTCTCTCATGGGTGAAAGAGCAGGACTGGAACTCCCTGCTCGAGTCGATGATCTCCTGCACGATTGGGGCAATTGTACCCATAGTTCCCGTGTGTATGTCCTTGACCACCGAAAGGCAATCTGAAGCCACCTTAAAATGAGTCAGTGCGAGATCCCTGGCTAATGCAATGGCCTCGCGACATGCTAGAGCTTCCAATATATTCGAGTCGGTCATACCATGGAATACCACCGCCGCCGATCCAGCATATGCACCTGAATGATCCCGGCAGACCGCGCTAACAGCCCCGATGGGAGGGCGTTTACAAGTGGTTGCATCAACATTTACCTTGTTGTGACCCGCCGGTGGTGGTATCCACTCTTGCACCCGCACTGGGGCTGTCCTGGAttttgttatttcatgtgacaagGAAGCAATACTCAAGTCTGCCAAGAAGCGTGTGATAAAAGCATGTGTCCCAATTGGGCTTTGGTGCTCTCCTTCGTGGATTAGCTTTCGCCGCGCCGACCATATGGCCCATAGAGTCACAGTTAGCTTTGTGAACTCGACATGTGGCATCGATTCTTGCATACTGAATAGCCAAGCCTTGGCATTCGGTTCTGCTGTTGCAATAACATGCTCAACCAGCTCCGGCTCACCTAGCGCCCATACACAGCGCGCCATCGTGCACGTTATCAATGAATGCAACTACGAGTCCTCCTCTCCGGAGATAGCACACTGCGACGATGTAGACATATTACGATGACTGAGGACATCCGCCGTGGGTATAGAGCATTGTGCAAGTCTCCATAGGAATACCTTCAGTTTGGAGGGAACCGCCACCTTCCAGAGGTTAGTCCAACTTGCTTCTTCTCTCGATCTATTAGCCGGGCCTGAACGCCCTTCGAGCCATGCCTCCCTCCTTAGCTTCGTGTTG
This portion of the Triticum dicoccoides isolate Atlit2015 ecotype Zavitan chromosome 7A, WEW_v2.0, whole genome shotgun sequence genome encodes:
- the LOC119328692 gene encoding probable aminotransferase ACS12, with the protein product MSRKGDRADKKPRPRSPRGGGGDREGGGRQQRRADGGMRIVVPLQGVVQGRGGLVLGSLIPCALFYFLQLYIKRNRPPPGSPTAASSAAPAGAAAAGPLSPIHRSLSRGLLSPRALPALSARGALVRAGDDDSLYYAGLRRCADDPYHPASNPAGVIQLGLAENHLSLDLVREWMEEHAGPAMTPGGGDEERDLTISGLATYQPYDGILALKMALAGFMRQIMQESVSFDPSQMVITSGATPAMEILSFCLADPGNAFLVPSPYYPGWDRDIKWRTGIELIPVPCRSTDNFNISITALEIAYNQAKKRGVRVRGVLISNPSNPTGSFVPKQTLRDLLDFATEKNIHLISDEVFAGSTFGSGEFVSVAEVVNELEDFDRGRVHIIYGLSKDLSLAGFRVGVIYSYNESIVEAAAKIARFSSVSTPTQRLLVAMLSDQKFISNYLKVNRERLRKAYNLLVDALKQVGIECFKSSGGFYCWADMSKFIRSYSEKGERSLWDRLLEEAKVNVTPGSSCHCIEPGWFRCCFTTLREQDIPVVVERLRRITDGHKSNR